In one Mycobacterium sp. NBC_00419 genomic region, the following are encoded:
- a CDS encoding class I SAM-dependent methyltransferase, producing MLVDALPGVNRIKAVQRALDARTNPVYLEIGVSKGLAFRQISADEKIAVDPAFRLSDDTRQLADAKGRATHYFEITSDDFFATQADFLAQRPVDVALIDGMHTYEQVVRDVENTLRYLRDDGVIFLHDCNPPFELAGRRAESWDDFIAGQSGPLVIGLWNGDVWKAIVHLRSTRPDLIVGVLKCDQGVGFVRKGSPESTLPYSVEQIEALTYADLKADRKRLLNLKPPRYLDEFLSAGAGSAHN from the coding sequence ATGCTGGTGGATGCCCTGCCCGGTGTGAACCGGATCAAAGCGGTGCAGCGTGCACTCGACGCGCGCACCAACCCCGTCTATCTGGAAATCGGCGTCTCGAAGGGCCTGGCGTTCCGGCAGATCAGCGCCGACGAGAAGATCGCCGTCGACCCTGCGTTCCGGCTGTCCGACGACACCCGGCAGCTCGCCGACGCCAAAGGACGGGCGACGCACTACTTCGAGATCACCAGTGACGACTTCTTCGCCACCCAGGCCGACTTCCTCGCGCAGCGCCCCGTCGACGTAGCGCTGATCGACGGGATGCACACCTACGAGCAGGTGGTGCGCGACGTCGAGAACACCCTGCGGTACCTGCGCGACGACGGCGTGATCTTCCTGCACGACTGCAACCCGCCGTTCGAGTTGGCCGGGCGCCGCGCCGAGTCCTGGGATGACTTCATCGCCGGGCAGTCCGGCCCGCTGGTCATCGGGCTGTGGAACGGCGACGTGTGGAAAGCGATCGTCCACCTGCGCAGCACCCGCCCCGATCTGATCGTCGGAGTGCTCAAGTGCGACCAGGGCGTCGGCTTCGTCCGCAAGGGCTCGCCCGAGTCCACCCTGCCGTACTCCGTCGAGCAGATCGAGGCACTGACCTACGCCGACCTCAAGGCCGACCGCAAGCGGCTGCTCAACCTCAAGCCGCCGCGCTACCTCGACGAATTCCTCAGCGCCGGTGCTGGTTCTGCGCACAACTGA
- a CDS encoding DUF2505 domain-containing protein translates to MSHSLDVVADSDARVEQIHEAFGREDYWLARLAGDGNATLDSLVVDTDGTVSVRVTQRIVGLTGLMAKVVPGELNLLYSETWKPAGDGQVRGEVKVSAVGGLGSSLADNLLAPVATGSQLRAAVKVKVKVPLLGGQLEKTIGASLAASIPSVLAFTTTWIAEQG, encoded by the coding sequence ATGTCTCACTCATTGGACGTGGTGGCCGACTCAGACGCCCGGGTCGAGCAGATCCACGAGGCGTTCGGCCGGGAAGATTACTGGCTGGCGCGGCTGGCCGGCGACGGCAACGCGACGCTGGATTCGCTGGTCGTCGACACCGACGGCACGGTGTCGGTGCGCGTCACCCAGCGCATCGTCGGCCTGACGGGACTGATGGCCAAGGTGGTTCCCGGTGAGTTGAATCTGCTCTACAGCGAAACCTGGAAGCCGGCCGGTGACGGGCAGGTGCGTGGCGAGGTCAAGGTCTCGGCCGTAGGCGGTCTGGGCTCGAGCCTGGCCGATAACCTGCTGGCGCCGGTGGCCACCGGGTCGCAACTGCGTGCGGCGGTGAAGGTCAAAGTGAAAGTGCCGTTGCTCGGCGGGCAGCTGGAAAAGACCATCGGCGCCAGCCTGGCCGCCAGCATTCCGTCGGTTCTGGCGTTCACCACGACGTGGATCGCCGAACAGGGCTGA
- a CDS encoding glycosyltransferase has translation MKFVLATWGSRGDVEPSLAVGRELVRRGHEVVMAVPPDLVDFTAAAGPKAVAFGPNSRAILDAHRDFWTGFFRSPWKVRDLAKARGAIAGPLLQGWQEMSSTLMTLADGADLIFSGINFEDAAANVAEHYGIPFATLHYFPLRPNGQVLPFLPPKLSRAVVQAFWWVSWRGTKKVEDTQRRELGLPVASGSAPRRIAESGALEVQAYDEACFPGLKDEWSASNSRPFVGTLTLDLPTDTDDEVASWIAAGTPPIFFGFGSIPVESPADTIAMIAGACAQLGERALIGAAGTDFSDAPHPDHVKVVGVLNYTTVFPACRAVVHHGGSSTTPIVMRAGVPQLILYWDMVHAIYGAAVKRLKVGTARRFSTATEESLVADLRDILAPDYVARARELATHITEPATSAAVAADYVQDFAQSKRSRLV, from the coding sequence ATGAAGTTCGTGCTGGCGACGTGGGGCAGTCGCGGCGATGTCGAGCCCAGCCTTGCCGTCGGCCGTGAACTGGTGCGCCGCGGCCATGAGGTGGTCATGGCGGTCCCGCCGGACCTCGTCGACTTCACCGCGGCGGCAGGCCCGAAAGCGGTGGCATTCGGACCGAACTCGCGCGCCATTCTCGATGCCCACCGGGACTTCTGGACCGGGTTCTTCCGCAGCCCGTGGAAAGTCCGGGACCTGGCCAAGGCGCGCGGCGCCATCGCCGGACCGCTGCTGCAGGGCTGGCAGGAGATGAGCTCGACATTGATGACGCTGGCCGACGGGGCCGACCTCATCTTCTCCGGCATCAACTTCGAAGACGCCGCTGCGAACGTCGCCGAGCATTACGGCATCCCGTTCGCCACGTTGCACTATTTCCCGCTGCGCCCCAACGGCCAGGTGCTGCCGTTCCTGCCGCCGAAGCTGAGCCGCGCTGTGGTGCAGGCGTTCTGGTGGGTGTCGTGGCGGGGGACGAAGAAGGTCGAGGACACCCAGCGCCGGGAACTCGGCCTGCCGGTGGCCTCGGGTTCGGCGCCGCGGCGGATCGCCGAGAGCGGCGCGCTGGAAGTTCAGGCCTACGACGAAGCGTGTTTCCCGGGGCTCAAAGACGAGTGGTCAGCGTCGAACAGCCGCCCGTTCGTCGGCACCTTGACCCTGGACTTGCCGACGGATACCGACGACGAGGTGGCCTCGTGGATCGCAGCGGGGACACCGCCGATCTTCTTCGGCTTCGGCAGCATTCCCGTCGAATCTCCGGCCGACACCATCGCCATGATTGCCGGCGCCTGCGCACAGCTGGGGGAGCGGGCGTTGATCGGGGCGGCCGGCACGGACTTCAGCGACGCCCCGCACCCCGACCACGTCAAGGTGGTGGGGGTGCTCAACTACACGACGGTCTTCCCGGCCTGTCGCGCCGTGGTCCACCACGGCGGTTCGAGCACCACCCCGATCGTCATGCGCGCCGGGGTGCCCCAACTCATCCTGTACTGGGACATGGTGCACGCGATCTACGGAGCCGCGGTCAAACGCCTGAAGGTGGGAACCGCCCGGCGATTCTCGACCGCCACCGAGGAGTCGCTGGTCGCCGACCTGCGCGACATCCTCGCCCCGGACTACGTCGCCCGGGCCCGGGAGCTGGCCACCCACATCACCGAACCGGCCACGAGTGCGGCGGTGGCGGCGGACTACGTTCAGGATTTCGCTCAATCCAAGCGGTCCCGTCTGGTATAG
- a CDS encoding MbtH family protein, which translates to MSINPFDDDGGSFFVLVNDEEQHSLWPAFAELPAGWQVVFGEADRAACLEYIETNWTDIRPKTLRERLAGAQANGR; encoded by the coding sequence GTGAGCATCAATCCGTTCGACGATGACGGCGGCAGCTTTTTTGTCCTGGTCAACGACGAGGAACAGCACAGCCTCTGGCCGGCTTTCGCCGAATTGCCAGCCGGATGGCAGGTGGTCTTCGGTGAAGCCGACCGCGCCGCATGTCTGGAGTACATCGAAACCAACTGGACCGATATCCGGCCCAAGACCTTACGAGAAAGGTTGGCCGGGGCCCAGGCGAACGGACGCTGA